A part of Desulfonispora thiosulfatigenes DSM 11270 genomic DNA contains:
- a CDS encoding universal stress protein, with protein sequence MKKILLPIDRSTTSQKSFGIAKEFAEKLGAKLVIVQVIEMHQKMHNVGYATKLLPDSEFL encoded by the coding sequence ATGAAAAAAATATTATTACCTATTGACCGTTCTACAACTAGTCAAAAGAGTTTTGGTATTGCAAAAGAATTTGCTGAAAAGTTAGGAGCCAAATTAGTTATTGTACAAGTTATTGAAATGCATCAAAAAATGCATAATGTAGGCTACGCAACAAAACTTTTACCAGATAGTGAATTTTTA
- a CDS encoding universal stress protein, translating into MYKILLPIDSGGLCALHLESVKNIASKFKAEILLLHVIEYDFNSYTVSLEAGAVPNDDFDKAYQEFIDVPKEFLTDNGIKVDVIIELGKPANIILDRCEKENCDMIMMCTHGMSLPKRFLLGSVTNKVVHHAKVPVLVLR; encoded by the coding sequence GTGTATAAAATATTATTACCGATTGATAGTGGAGGGTTATGCGCTTTACACTTGGAAAGTGTTAAAAATATAGCAAGTAAGTTTAAAGCAGAAATTTTGCTATTACATGTAATAGAATACGATTTTAATTCTTATACTGTTTCTCTGGAAGCAGGTGCAGTACCAAATGATGATTTTGATAAAGCTTATCAAGAGTTTATAGATGTACCAAAAGAGTTTTTAACAGATAATGGGATTAAGGTAGACGTTATTATAGAATTAGGAAAACCAGCTAATATAATCTTGGATAGATGTGAAAAAGAAAATTGTGATATGATCATGATGTGTACTCATGGGATGTCTTTACCTAAGAGATTCCTATTAGGAAGTGTAACTAATAAGGTAGTTCATCATGCGAAGGTACCAGTTTTAGTGTTAAGATAA
- a CDS encoding DUF1540 domain-containing protein, which translates to MSRGNSSIDCNVCDCAFNLGSNNKCSLSYIKITKNGNATSIEGTDCANFKLKSDKGEF; encoded by the coding sequence ATGAGTAGAGGTAATAGTAGCATTGATTGTAATGTTTGTGATTGTGCCTTTAATCTTGGTTCAAATAATAAGTGTAGCCTTAGTTATATCAAAATCACTAAAAATGGAAACGCCACTTCTATCGAAGGTACTGACTGTGCAAACTTCAAACTTAAATCAGATAAGGGGGAATTTTAA
- a CDS encoding DUF1540 domain-containing protein yields MSGNKSIGCSVRECKFHVESSNLCSLENIMVTKHGQGKSIECTDCASFKARN; encoded by the coding sequence ATGTCAGGTAATAAGAGTATAGGGTGTTCTGTACGTGAGTGTAAATTCCACGTCGAGTCATCAAATCTTTGTAGCTTAGAGAATATTATGGTTACAAAACACGGTCAAGGTAAAAGCATAGAATGTACAGACTGTGCAAGTTTTAAAGCAAGAAATTAA
- a CDS encoding dicarboxylate/amino acid:cation symporter gives MKKLNISTKIFIGLFLGVLVGLAIPENITSTFIAPLGLLFLRLIKMIIAPLVFATLVMGASSVGDIKKLGRMGGKTFIYYMATTAVAIVIGLTLANIIEPGTGLKLAVDAKFESQEIVPIIDVFLNIIPENPLKSLVEGNMLQIIFFALCVGISLTVIGEKGKVVKSFFDGFSEVMFKITDFVMSLAPYGVFGLIAPIVAQYGYDVLKPLFWVILTVYLGSIIHAIFVYSMVVKVSAKISPLAFFKAILPAQLVGFSTCSSSGTLPASMQCAEENLGVSNEVSSFVLPLGATINMDGTCLYLGVCALFIAQVYGVDLSLTQQFTIVLTGTLASIGTAGVPGAGVVMLTMVLTSVGLPLDGIALIAGIDRILDMARTTLNITGDISAAVLVGATENEINYNKEPLNV, from the coding sequence ATGAAAAAGTTAAATATTTCTACTAAAATTTTCATTGGATTATTTCTGGGTGTTTTAGTTGGATTGGCTATACCGGAAAATATAACTAGTACTTTTATTGCACCTCTGGGATTATTGTTTTTGCGTTTAATAAAAATGATTATTGCGCCACTTGTATTTGCTACTTTAGTGATGGGAGCGTCTAGTGTAGGTGATATCAAAAAGTTAGGCAGAATGGGTGGAAAAACGTTTATTTATTATATGGCTACAACGGCAGTTGCTATAGTTATTGGTTTGACTTTAGCTAATATTATAGAGCCTGGTACTGGTCTAAAGTTAGCTGTTGATGCTAAGTTTGAAAGTCAAGAAATAGTTCCTATTATTGATGTCTTTTTAAATATTATACCGGAAAACCCTTTAAAGTCTCTTGTAGAAGGAAATATGCTTCAAATTATTTTCTTTGCCTTATGCGTAGGGATTAGTTTAACAGTTATTGGTGAAAAGGGTAAGGTTGTTAAAAGTTTTTTTGATGGTTTTTCCGAAGTGATGTTTAAAATTACTGATTTTGTAATGTCTTTAGCTCCTTATGGTGTATTTGGCCTTATAGCACCTATTGTGGCTCAATATGGTTATGATGTCTTAAAACCATTATTTTGGGTTATCCTTACTGTATACTTGGGCTCGATTATTCATGCTATTTTTGTTTATTCAATGGTAGTAAAGGTATCAGCTAAAATAAGTCCACTTGCATTTTTTAAAGCTATTTTACCTGCCCAATTGGTTGGCTTTTCAACGTGTAGTAGCTCAGGTACCTTACCTGCTTCAATGCAATGTGCGGAAGAAAATTTAGGCGTTTCTAATGAGGTATCAAGTTTTGTATTACCTTTAGGGGCTACGATAAACATGGATGGTACTTGTTTATATCTTGGCGTATGTGCTTTATTTATCGCACAAGTATATGGCGTGGATTTATCTTTGACTCAACAATTTACAATTGTATTAACAGGCACTTTAGCATCTATAGGCACTGCAGGAGTTCCAGGAGCGGGAGTAGTGATGCTTACGATGGTATTAACATCTGTGGGATTACCACTTGATGGAATAGCTCTGATAGCGGGTATAGACCGTATATTAGACATGGCACGTACAACTTTAAATATCACAGGTGATATTTCTGCAGCTGTTTTAGTAGGTGCTACAGAAAATGAAATTAACTATAATAAAGAACCTTTAAATGTATAA
- a CDS encoding nucleoside triphosphate pyrophosphohydrolase, with protein sequence MIIEYKKLVRDKIPQIIENDGKKVEISKIIDDDFFRKMLVDKLKEEVNEYLESFDPEELADILEVIYALANQVHKLNMDDIEKIRQTKVLTRGSFKEGLVLEKVYSVE encoded by the coding sequence ATGATCATTGAATATAAAAAGCTAGTCCGAGATAAAATTCCTCAAATAATTGAAAATGACGGTAAAAAGGTAGAAATATCAAAAATAATTGATGATGATTTTTTCCGTAAAATGTTAGTGGACAAACTTAAAGAAGAAGTAAATGAATATCTTGAATCTTTTGACCCTGAGGAATTAGCCGATATATTAGAGGTTATTTATGCTTTAGCAAATCAAGTACATAAGTTAAATATGGATGATATAGAAAAGATAAGACAAACAAAGGTATTAACTAGAGGCAGTTTTAAAGAAGGATTAGTATTAGAAAAGGTTTACTCGGTTGAGTAA
- a CDS encoding carbohydrate-binding protein, which produces MDLFHSGIFVTPREVKANKVVKLTYEGELVQSGADEIYVHCGVTNYSDSWENVKDYKMKRKNNRFYSDITVPNGSKLNLCFRDSADNWDNNNGANYSLDLQ; this is translated from the coding sequence ATGGATCTTTTTCATAGTGGTATATTTGTAACCCCGAGGGAAGTTAAGGCAAATAAAGTTGTGAAATTAACTTATGAAGGTGAACTAGTTCAATCAGGAGCTGATGAAATTTATGTTCATTGTGGAGTTACAAATTATTCAGATAGTTGGGAAAATGTAAAAGATTATAAAATGAAAAGAAAAAATAACAGATTTTATTCTGATATAACTGTTCCAAATGGAAGCAAATTAAATCTATGTTTTAGGGATAGTGCTGATAATTGGGACAATAATAATGGAGCAAATTATAGTCTGGATTTGCAGTAG
- a CDS encoding DUF2357 domain-containing protein: MDSLHSGNHILVSIETESLYLTLTGKYKDYGNTENKFQVFCQDEFMENFKISEGPILFEYTNYELIIEKKFIEDEIEFYHENILLRNQINFTSKSKRVLSGIINFQGDIGLTELVIMLNKKRNLVLLLEVFPTKIDYKDDYQQILHDVNEEIYNLSFDFLKRTYLQTSLIEKNSSSLTEFYSILQLIINNFMQALKIINSNPHHKLIKNEQVLPFHKTKKYSSKTTRWLEKNPQNVMRKGGHYVAIKALEIRKENTVDTYENQFTKYMVLEIAGRLKEFRIKYLSLNREQDELIVKSIDNIIKSLNRIMYNDTWKKVSKFAPKDSSSLVIKMAPGYKDIYKYYLMLKKGLRLQGDMFNLSIKDLSVLYEYWCFIKINSILKKKYQLLQTDLIKINNNGVFVTLKKGKNTSAKYLNPQNGEVFTVSYNLGMESVTVGQKPDNVFSLKKANSDVKYNYIFDAKYKVDFKYSISGEKKLNGATGPMEEDINAMHRYRDAIIHTSKNTENQIKRDIFGAYVLFPYKNETEYKEHKFYKSIKSVNIGGFPFLPTATNLMEEFLDELIKESSYSSFERSIEQIGTTEYLKPEYYKQRNVLLGTLSNGEQLTINLNNNFYHTRLKNINMYKNNLEYIAIYQSKNLFKDSAGIKYYGKIKNIIVLPRKEIKELPQQIKKADNLYVKFEVEKWEVLHNPILIKGNSLRTIMYTTYYLLKNCEFSEELCIKDELEFRLWMELKRWSQKVQVSLEKDNSNIASFKIDDKIVHLDDKEIVLIYKKDQIKKISLQEFSRTPGKIIRDIIRT; this comes from the coding sequence ATGGATTCACTACATTCTGGTAATCATATTTTAGTAAGCATAGAAACTGAATCTTTATATTTAACGTTGACAGGTAAATATAAAGATTATGGAAATACTGAAAATAAATTTCAAGTTTTTTGTCAAGATGAGTTTATGGAAAATTTTAAAATAAGTGAAGGACCTATTCTTTTTGAATATACGAATTATGAGTTAATAATTGAAAAGAAATTTATTGAGGATGAAATTGAATTCTACCATGAAAATATATTGTTACGTAATCAAATAAATTTTACTTCAAAAAGCAAAAGAGTGCTTTCAGGCATTATTAATTTTCAAGGTGATATAGGATTGACTGAACTAGTTATAATGCTAAATAAAAAACGAAATTTAGTATTATTACTAGAAGTTTTTCCTACTAAAATAGATTATAAAGATGATTACCAGCAAATCTTGCATGATGTAAATGAAGAAATCTATAATTTATCTTTTGATTTTTTAAAAAGAACATATCTACAAACAAGCTTAATAGAAAAAAATTCAAGTAGTCTAACTGAATTTTATAGCATTTTACAGTTGATTATTAATAATTTTATGCAAGCGTTAAAAATTATTAATAGTAATCCTCACCATAAATTAATTAAAAATGAGCAAGTACTTCCTTTTCATAAAACGAAGAAATATAGTTCTAAAACAACTAGATGGCTAGAGAAAAATCCGCAAAATGTAATGAGAAAAGGTGGCCATTATGTGGCAATTAAAGCTTTAGAAATAAGAAAAGAAAATACTGTAGATACGTATGAAAACCAATTTACAAAATATATGGTATTAGAGATTGCGGGTAGATTGAAAGAATTTAGAATAAAATATTTAAGTTTAAACAGAGAACAGGATGAATTAATTGTAAAGAGTATTGATAATATTATTAAAAGCCTAAATCGAATTATGTATAATGATACTTGGAAAAAAGTAAGCAAGTTTGCTCCAAAAGATTCATCATCCTTAGTTATCAAGATGGCACCAGGATATAAAGATATTTATAAATATTATTTAATGCTTAAAAAAGGTCTGAGACTACAAGGTGATATGTTTAATTTATCTATCAAAGATTTATCTGTGTTATATGAATATTGGTGCTTTATAAAAATAAATAGCATCTTAAAGAAAAAATATCAGCTTTTACAAACTGACTTAATAAAAATAAATAATAATGGTGTTTTTGTAACCTTAAAAAAAGGAAAGAATACTTCTGCTAAATATTTAAATCCCCAAAACGGAGAAGTCTTTACTGTTTCTTATAATCTGGGGATGGAATCAGTAACTGTAGGACAGAAACCTGATAATGTTTTTTCTCTAAAAAAAGCAAATAGTGATGTTAAATATAATTACATATTTGATGCAAAGTATAAGGTTGATTTTAAATATTCTATCTCAGGGGAGAAAAAATTAAATGGAGCTACTGGTCCTATGGAAGAAGATATTAATGCTATGCATAGATATCGAGATGCAATTATTCATACTAGTAAAAATACTGAAAATCAGATTAAGAGGGATATTTTTGGTGCATATGTTCTATTTCCATATAAAAATGAAACTGAATATAAAGAACATAAATTTTATAAAAGTATTAAGTCGGTAAATATAGGTGGTTTTCCCTTTTTACCTACTGCAACAAATTTAATGGAAGAATTTTTAGATGAACTTATTAAGGAATCATCCTATTCATCTTTTGAACGAAGTATTGAACAAATAGGTACAACTGAATATCTTAAACCTGAATATTATAAACAAAGAAATGTATTGCTAGGAACTTTGAGTAATGGAGAACAATTAACAATTAATCTTAATAATAATTTTTATCATACAAGGTTAAAAAATATTAATATGTATAAAAACAACTTAGAATATATCGCTATTTATCAATCAAAAAACTTGTTTAAAGACAGCGCAGGTATTAAATATTATGGTAAAATTAAAAATATAATAGTTTTACCGCGCAAAGAAATTAAAGAATTGCCCCAGCAAATAAAAAAAGCAGATAATTTATATGTTAAGTTTGAAGTTGAAAAGTGGGAAGTTTTACATAATCCTATTTTGATTAAAGGAAATAGTCTTAGAACAATTATGTATACAACCTATTACTTACTTAAGAATTGTGAATTTTCTGAAGAACTTTGCATAAAAGATGAGCTGGAATTCAGATTATGGATGGAATTAAAGCGTTGGTCACAAAAGGTGCAAGTTTCATTAGAAAAGGATAATTCAAATATTGCTAGTTTTAAAATAGATGATAAAATAGTTCACCTAGACGATAAAGAAATAGTACTTATCTATAAAAAGGATCAAATTAAAAAAATTTCACTACAAGAATTTTCAAGGACACCAGGAAAAATAATTAGAGATATTATTAGAACTTGA
- a CDS encoding McrB family protein, translating into MKKEFLEYIGPIGVLERNKYQKSYKLLLLLGMLYNLDEHGRANYSDVLKWIQNFFLERKENGFILEDKSSVLSKNNQSLDINKLKSMINDNAYSVISSKGYIEKTITGESEFVQFPSKLWQEINNQEDLQKIKDILQDKLKRYFEMLEKENIDVEAEVDETQDETEAIISNIHAYIKGKGYFYTYEDIANFYLSLKTKPFVLLAGLSGTGKSKLVKLFAEAIGANTSNRRFSLIPVRPDWSDPSDLLGYKNIDGKYNPGPVIKVIKEATENLNYPYFLCLDEMNLARVEYYFSDMLSVMETREQKDTIVTNQLLSEDVFGEDSEAKDKYKELYLPENLYIIGTVNMDETTYSFSKKVLDRANTIEFSCVDLEFNFDDVAEDEEKEEIIITNKSLKSEYLILKDCLDERNIAEKAIDHLINLNKILAERNMQFGYRVRDEIVFYVIYSVKENIFKFNKALDFSILQKILPKIQGNDIEIKKILVNLFSYVTDQTLEYDLYSNEIADKMYAYLAKNTEVVLFKKSAYKICDMTRRLESDGFTTFW; encoded by the coding sequence ATGAAAAAAGAATTTTTAGAATATATCGGACCAATTGGTGTATTAGAAAGAAATAAGTATCAGAAGTCATATAAACTTTTGTTACTACTTGGGATGTTGTATAACCTTGATGAACATGGCAGAGCAAACTACAGCGATGTCTTAAAGTGGATACAAAATTTTTTTCTGGAAAGAAAAGAGAATGGATTTATTTTAGAGGATAAAAGTTCAGTTTTAAGTAAAAATAATCAAAGTTTAGACATTAACAAATTAAAAAGTATGATTAATGATAATGCCTATAGTGTTATATCTAGCAAAGGATATATAGAAAAAACAATAACTGGAGAAAGCGAATTTGTACAATTTCCTAGCAAGTTATGGCAAGAAATAAATAATCAAGAAGATTTACAAAAAATAAAAGATATCTTACAGGATAAATTAAAGAGGTATTTTGAAATGTTAGAAAAGGAAAATATAGATGTTGAGGCAGAAGTAGATGAAACACAGGATGAAACTGAAGCAATAATTAGTAATATCCATGCTTATATCAAAGGAAAAGGTTATTTTTATACTTATGAGGATATTGCTAATTTTTATTTATCCTTAAAGACAAAACCGTTTGTTTTATTAGCAGGTTTATCAGGAACTGGAAAAAGTAAATTAGTTAAGCTTTTTGCTGAAGCAATTGGGGCAAATACAAGTAATAGGAGATTTAGTTTAATCCCTGTTAGACCCGATTGGTCTGATCCCTCTGATTTGTTAGGCTATAAAAATATCGATGGAAAGTATAATCCTGGACCGGTAATTAAAGTTATCAAAGAAGCTACTGAAAATCTTAATTATCCTTATTTTTTATGTTTAGATGAAATGAATTTGGCCAGAGTGGAATATTACTTTAGTGATATGTTATCAGTTATGGAGACCAGGGAACAAAAAGATACCATAGTAACTAACCAGCTTTTATCAGAAGACGTGTTTGGCGAAGATAGCGAAGCAAAAGATAAATATAAAGAATTATATCTACCAGAAAATTTATACATAATAGGCACAGTTAATATGGACGAAACCACATATTCTTTCAGTAAAAAGGTTCTAGATCGTGCTAATACTATTGAGTTTTCATGTGTAGATTTAGAATTTAATTTTGACGATGTAGCAGAAGATGAAGAAAAGGAAGAAATAATAATTACAAACAAGAGTTTAAAGTCTGAGTATTTAATATTAAAAGATTGTCTAGATGAAAGAAACATAGCTGAAAAGGCGATTGATCATTTAATTAATTTAAACAAAATCTTAGCTGAAAGAAATATGCAGTTTGGATATAGGGTTAGAGATGAAATAGTTTTTTATGTTATTTACTCTGTTAAAGAAAATATCTTTAAATTTAACAAAGCTCTTGATTTTAGTATTTTACAAAAGATTCTTCCTAAAATCCAAGGTAATGATATCGAGATAAAAAAGATTCTAGTTAATCTTTTTTCTTATGTTACAGATCAAACCTTAGAATATGACCTATATTCTAACGAAATAGCTGACAAAATGTACGCTTATTTAGCAAAAAACACTGAAGTAGTATTATTTAAAAAATCTGCTTACAAGATATGTGATATGACTAGGAGGTTAGAAAGTGATGGATTCACTACATTCTGGTAA